In Winkia neuii, a genomic segment contains:
- a CDS encoding MFS transporter gives MGKIFSRWGAPKNETMEVIAGLLLVMFVAVMSLTIVGTALPVMLSSLHGSETQYAWVVTSMLLSSTAATPIAGRLGDLYDKKKLLIFFIAIFALGSLLAGASVTADMLILMRIVQGAGLGALMAMVQTVMAVITSPRERGKYNGYFGAVVTVANVSGPIVGGFVVDLLGWRWCLWISVPFAIAAMVVLAKKLRVPSSVIENPKIDYLGSTMGTAGVSLLLIYMSMGGDGIMAWTSMPMMVMAILGVIAVIAFVFVELRADQPIVPVRLLANQTVTLAVLASIGLGLVLNAPMVYFGQYFQIGRQMSPTASGMCMLPMMIASFVFSTFTGRMVSSVGRWKRFVVSGFVMMVAGLAILSFTGKSTPLVVLWVGMFLLGAGQGSSMQNLVLAVQNTVPLRDMGASTAMVTFFRNLGGAMGVQFASLIFNMSLAVQLRRNFAEAGVKMPPKVAQGHSASAAASSPQIAHLVADSFADAMGTIFIAGTVSTLICLILVAFMKSSSLRDTIDAPVSEQVAEVFREDGMESRSQKEE, from the coding sequence ATGGGAAAAATTTTTAGCAGGTGGGGTGCGCCCAAAAACGAAACTATGGAGGTCATCGCAGGCCTCCTATTAGTCATGTTCGTGGCAGTAATGTCACTAACGATCGTGGGAACGGCTCTGCCCGTAATGCTCTCCTCGCTACACGGTTCCGAAACCCAGTACGCGTGGGTAGTAACCTCCATGCTGCTTTCTTCAACGGCAGCCACACCCATCGCCGGCAGACTCGGCGATTTATACGACAAAAAGAAACTGCTGATTTTCTTTATTGCCATTTTCGCCCTCGGATCGTTGCTAGCTGGAGCCTCGGTGACGGCGGACATGCTAATCCTGATGCGAATCGTCCAAGGTGCCGGCCTCGGGGCACTAATGGCCATGGTGCAAACCGTCATGGCAGTGATCACCTCGCCGCGCGAGAGGGGTAAATACAACGGCTACTTTGGCGCGGTCGTCACCGTTGCCAACGTGTCCGGCCCAATCGTCGGCGGCTTCGTAGTAGACCTGCTGGGATGGCGCTGGTGCCTGTGGATTTCAGTGCCCTTCGCCATCGCCGCGATGGTGGTCCTTGCAAAGAAACTGCGTGTGCCGTCCTCTGTAATAGAAAACCCGAAGATTGACTATCTGGGATCTACCATGGGCACCGCGGGCGTATCCCTGCTGCTCATCTACATGTCGATGGGCGGGGACGGGATCATGGCGTGGACCTCCATGCCCATGATGGTGATGGCGATACTTGGCGTTATTGCAGTGATCGCGTTCGTGTTCGTGGAACTGCGCGCTGACCAGCCCATCGTTCCGGTGCGGCTGCTGGCCAACCAAACCGTGACACTTGCCGTGTTGGCATCCATCGGCTTGGGCCTGGTGCTGAACGCGCCCATGGTCTACTTCGGCCAGTATTTCCAGATCGGGCGGCAAATGAGCCCTACCGCATCCGGCATGTGCATGCTGCCCATGATGATCGCCTCCTTCGTTTTCTCGACCTTCACGGGCAGGATGGTGTCATCGGTCGGCAGGTGGAAACGATTCGTCGTCTCCGGCTTCGTTATGATGGTCGCTGGGCTGGCAATCTTGTCCTTCACCGGCAAATCCACGCCGCTGGTGGTGCTGTGGGTCGGGATGTTCCTGCTCGGCGCCGGGCAGGGATCCTCGATGCAGAACCTGGTGTTGGCAGTGCAAAATACGGTACCGCTGCGCGACATGGGGGCTTCCACAGCGATGGTTACCTTCTTCAGGAACCTGGGCGGTGCAATGGGCGTGCAATTTGCTTCTCTAATCTTCAATATGTCCCTTGCCGTACAACTGCGCAGGAACTTTGCTGAGGCCGGAGTCAAAATGCCGCCCAAAGTGGCACAGGGACATTCGGCCAGTGCAGCCGCGAGCTCCCCGCAGATTGCTCACCTAGTTGCCGATTCTTTTGCCGACGCAATGGGAACAATCTTCATTGCCGGCACCGTCAGCACGCTGATCTGCCTAATCCTTGTGGCCTTCATGAAATCATCCTCCCTGCGCGACACCATCGACGCCCCCGTGTCGGAACAGGTGGCGGAGGTATTTCGGGAGGACGGAATGGAGAGTCGTTCTCAGAAAGAGGAATAA
- a CDS encoding proton-conducting transporter membrane subunit, protein MLVLLSLFVLFGAMAGAAVGRFSGRGYAVAFVPFAATAIWALLNTGRAFTATVVQHHTWVSVLGLDLAFRFDPLAWIMTLVVSGVGAAIVIYCAFYFPPNAAGRARFAATFTFFGGSMLGLVWSNHALMIYTFWELTSVFSFLLIGHHYRSRAARAAARQAFVVTTFGSLAMFGGFMILGAGPGGSFQVDQLVARGAEGTLLQGHPGTLNVALVLVIIGILTKSAMLPFHFWLPAAMAAPTPVSAFLHAATLVKAGVYLALRFTPGFADVPVWSSLLTIFGAATLLVGGWLAIRQTDLKRVLAYGTVSQLGLITALAGYGNRATLLAALTLVLAHGTFKSCLFLTTGTVEKITGSRDIRELSGVGRTHPVLATIGGLAAASMAGFPLTLGYLGKEAGIHNLLHQGAAGVILLAGIAAGSVLTAAYSLRWWFGAFGGKELPGHRLASLLSEKEAPVGSYPAAALIAVPGFLAAITVSGGFFPGSVNALTGPHADTQLEGYLATSNEAGHLALWSGLMPALITALILTGGYACFHWRGKVIRFAKKTALPETFRAANLYRVIMRNLEAVAGRVTSFTQSGSLPLDISIISTVFAIAVGGALCYALPTIKWGPVRLFDSFLQAIAIAILAGATIVVVRARRRMKAVLGLGAMGWAWQPCGPCTAHPTWP, encoded by the coding sequence GTGCTTGTATTGCTGTCGCTCTTCGTACTGTTCGGGGCGATGGCAGGGGCCGCAGTAGGACGTTTCTCTGGACGCGGCTATGCAGTGGCTTTTGTTCCCTTTGCCGCCACGGCTATCTGGGCCCTACTCAACACCGGTCGAGCATTCACTGCCACGGTGGTCCAGCACCACACGTGGGTGAGCGTGCTAGGGCTAGACCTAGCATTCCGTTTCGATCCCTTGGCGTGGATCATGACCCTGGTAGTTTCAGGAGTCGGTGCCGCCATAGTCATCTACTGCGCCTTCTACTTTCCGCCTAACGCAGCAGGCAGAGCCCGTTTTGCCGCCACCTTTACCTTCTTCGGCGGATCCATGCTGGGCCTGGTGTGGTCTAACCACGCCCTGATGATTTACACCTTCTGGGAACTGACCTCGGTGTTCTCCTTCCTGCTTATCGGCCACCACTACCGCTCGCGAGCCGCCCGTGCCGCCGCCCGCCAAGCATTCGTGGTAACCACCTTCGGCTCGCTGGCGATGTTCGGCGGGTTCATGATTCTAGGGGCCGGCCCGGGCGGATCCTTCCAAGTCGATCAACTAGTTGCGCGCGGGGCGGAAGGAACGCTACTGCAAGGCCATCCGGGCACCTTGAACGTCGCCCTCGTGCTGGTAATCATCGGCATCCTAACCAAGTCGGCAATGCTGCCATTCCACTTCTGGCTGCCGGCCGCCATGGCCGCCCCGACCCCGGTATCTGCATTTCTGCACGCAGCCACCCTGGTCAAGGCGGGCGTCTACCTGGCCCTGCGTTTCACCCCCGGTTTTGCGGATGTGCCCGTCTGGTCCTCGCTGCTAACCATCTTCGGTGCCGCCACGCTGCTAGTTGGTGGCTGGCTGGCCATTAGACAGACAGACCTCAAACGAGTGCTCGCATACGGCACGGTCTCGCAGCTGGGCCTCATAACCGCGCTGGCAGGCTACGGCAATCGAGCCACGCTGCTGGCCGCCCTCACTTTGGTGCTAGCACACGGCACCTTTAAATCGTGCCTCTTCCTTACTACCGGCACAGTAGAGAAGATCACCGGATCCCGCGACATTCGCGAACTGTCCGGGGTCGGCCGCACCCACCCGGTGCTGGCCACGATTGGCGGCCTTGCCGCGGCCTCCATGGCAGGCTTCCCGCTGACGCTCGGTTACCTTGGCAAGGAAGCTGGCATCCACAACCTGCTGCACCAGGGAGCGGCCGGAGTCATCCTGCTAGCGGGCATAGCTGCTGGTTCCGTCCTAACCGCCGCCTACTCGTTGCGCTGGTGGTTCGGCGCCTTCGGCGGCAAGGAACTGCCAGGACACAGGCTGGCCTCTTTGCTCTCTGAAAAAGAGGCCCCGGTCGGTTCCTACCCGGCAGCAGCACTAATTGCCGTCCCAGGTTTCCTAGCGGCGATCACAGTGTCGGGCGGGTTCTTCCCCGGCTCGGTCAACGCTCTGACCGGCCCCCATGCCGACACCCAGCTGGAAGGGTACTTGGCAACTTCCAACGAGGCCGGCCACCTGGCCCTGTGGAGCGGGCTGATGCCAGCCCTCATCACCGCCCTCATACTGACAGGCGGATATGCCTGCTTCCACTGGCGTGGCAAGGTAATCCGCTTTGCCAAGAAGACGGCACTACCCGAGACCTTCCGTGCAGCTAACCTGTATCGGGTAATCATGCGCAACCTAGAGGCGGTAGCTGGTCGAGTCACCTCATTCACCCAGTCCGGCTCGCTGCCACTAGACATCTCTATCATCTCGACCGTATTCGCCATTGCTGTGGGCGGGGCACTGTGCTACGCCCTCCCAACCATCAAGTGGGGGCCGGTACGCCTATTCGATTCCTTCCTGCAAGCGATAGCCATCGCGATTCTTGCCGGGGCCACCATAGTTGTGGTGCGCGCCCGCAGAAGAATGAAGGCCGTACTGGGCCTGGGCGCAATGGGGTGGGCATGGCAACCCTGTGGGCCGTGCACGGCGCACCCGACCTGGCCCTGA
- the mbhE gene encoding hydrogen gas-evolving membrane-bound hydrogenase subunit E, with protein sequence MATLWAVHGAPDLALTQLVVEAFTIVVFVLVLRFLPTHFTDRPLRSSRWLRLIISVVAGVVTSGGVLLAAASRKENPVSELLPDEVLQFGYGHNIVNVILVDVRAWDTVGELSVLLIAVTGVTALIFRSGLISRLTVSAPSLRSSVAKAASRTSTNSRWLAGASALEEDRRSLMLEVAARILYPTLLVASVWLLLVGHNSPGGGFAGGMLAASALSIRYLAGGHYELTLAAPFSPGAILGLGLTIAAAAGLAPVLAGGAPFQTLPVDILFGPLGTVHFTTAMGLDIGVYLVVLGLAVDILGALGAALDHDEEQGVQLVSSRKGKTK encoded by the coding sequence ATGGCAACCCTGTGGGCCGTGCACGGCGCACCCGACCTGGCCCTGACTCAACTGGTAGTAGAAGCCTTCACCATCGTGGTCTTTGTGCTGGTACTACGCTTTTTGCCCACCCACTTCACCGACCGGCCGCTCCGCTCTTCGCGCTGGCTGCGACTAATTATCTCCGTGGTGGCCGGCGTGGTTACCTCCGGTGGGGTGCTGCTTGCGGCGGCCTCCCGCAAAGAAAACCCGGTCTCTGAACTGCTTCCCGACGAAGTCTTGCAATTCGGCTACGGCCACAACATCGTAAACGTCATCCTGGTAGACGTGCGCGCATGGGACACCGTCGGCGAACTATCCGTACTACTAATCGCAGTTACCGGGGTTACCGCCTTGATCTTCCGCTCCGGCCTAATTAGCCGGCTGACAGTATCTGCGCCCTCGCTGCGTTCCAGCGTGGCAAAGGCGGCAAGCCGTACCAGCACCAACTCTCGTTGGCTGGCAGGGGCCTCCGCCCTCGAAGAAGACCGACGGTCGCTGATGCTAGAGGTAGCAGCCCGAATCCTGTACCCCACGTTGCTGGTGGCCTCCGTCTGGCTACTACTAGTAGGACACAACTCGCCCGGCGGCGGTTTTGCCGGCGGAATGCTAGCCGCCTCGGCACTGTCGATCCGCTACCTGGCAGGTGGGCATTACGAACTGACACTGGCGGCGCCATTTAGCCCCGGCGCAATCCTTGGACTGGGACTAACCATTGCCGCAGCTGCCGGGCTTGCCCCGGTGCTCGCAGGGGGAGCGCCCTTCCAAACCCTGCCCGTCGACATTCTCTTCGGCCCGCTCGGCACCGTCCACTTCACCACTGCTATGGGGCTAGATATTGGCGTGTACCTGGTGGTTCTGGGGCTGGCTGTAGACATTCTTGGGGCACTGGGCGCCGCCCTCGACCACGACGAAGAACAGGGCGTGCAACTAGTTAGCTCCAGAAAGGGGAAGACAAAGTGA
- a CDS encoding Na(+)/H(+) antiporter subunit C, producing MIPTLGLVLLAGVLVGAGVYLVTDRTFTRIVIGLALIGNGSNIALLAAGGAAGAPPILGTDALSSIADPLPQAMILTSIVITMATTAFMLALAFREWILTGGDEVVDDVEDRRLARRAATGRGSERIEDAPETEDEDSGQDEDQADRDDKDEAEGEDAK from the coding sequence GTGATTCCCACTTTGGGTCTGGTTTTGCTAGCCGGCGTACTGGTTGGTGCCGGTGTCTACCTGGTAACCGATCGCACTTTCACCCGCATCGTCATCGGGCTGGCCCTGATCGGCAACGGATCGAACATTGCCTTGTTAGCAGCAGGTGGAGCCGCCGGAGCGCCCCCAATTCTAGGCACCGACGCCCTCTCGTCCATTGCCGATCCGCTGCCACAAGCCATGATCTTGACTTCGATCGTTATCACCATGGCCACCACCGCGTTCATGCTGGCGTTGGCATTCCGCGAATGGATTCTTACCGGCGGTGACGAGGTTGTGGACGACGTTGAAGACCGCCGTCTAGCAAGGCGTGCAGCTACCGGCCGTGGCAGCGAACGCATCGAAGACGCTCCCGAGACCGAGGACGAAGATTCCGGCCAGGACGAAGACCAAGCAGACCGCGACGACAAAGATGAAGCAGAAGGGGAGGATGCCAAGTGA
- a CDS encoding Na+/H+ antiporter subunit D has product MTWLLPIPVIAPLLAAGLSLVLGRFRRTQLSVTVIALAGSLAAAIAMAFEADTAPMVLDVGSWAAPVGVSLVADRLTLMMLIVSLIVTVGVLIYSSSQSVSRDESASPMPVYYPSYLVLSAGVSDAFLAGDLFNLYIGFEILLAASFVLITLGGTRSRVRSGTVYVVVSLFSSAVFLIGIAFTYAAVGTVNMAQLAIRLSELPEPTRILLQATFLVAFGIKAAIFPLSAWLPDSYPTAPAPVTAVFAGLLTKVGVYAIIRTQFLLFPGGALDTILAVLGMFTMIVGILGAIAQDDIKRMVSFTLVSHIGFMIWGISLSSEAGLGAAIVYAAHHILVQTTLFLIVGLMQYLGGTTSLAKLGGLAGKSPFLAGMFLIVAFNLVGIPPLTGFLGKVGLARASVLAGTGRGWALLAAGLVASMLTLYVVVKAWSMAFWQPSEGEKQLKAESAPCRRQW; this is encoded by the coding sequence GTGACCTGGTTACTGCCCATTCCCGTCATTGCGCCGCTACTAGCTGCAGGACTATCGCTCGTACTTGGTCGCTTCCGCCGCACCCAATTGTCCGTTACCGTCATTGCGTTGGCCGGGTCGTTGGCGGCGGCAATCGCCATGGCGTTCGAAGCCGACACCGCCCCCATGGTGCTCGACGTCGGCTCATGGGCTGCCCCGGTTGGGGTCTCGCTGGTTGCGGACCGGCTTACCCTAATGATGCTGATCGTGTCGCTGATAGTGACTGTGGGCGTGCTGATCTACTCGTCCTCGCAGTCGGTATCCCGCGACGAGTCGGCCTCCCCAATGCCCGTCTATTACCCCTCCTACCTGGTGCTTTCTGCGGGCGTGTCGGATGCGTTCCTGGCTGGGGACCTGTTCAACCTGTACATCGGCTTCGAGATTTTGTTGGCGGCCTCCTTCGTACTGATCACCTTGGGAGGCACCCGGTCCAGGGTGCGTTCCGGCACCGTGTACGTCGTGGTTTCCCTATTTTCCTCTGCCGTTTTCTTGATCGGCATAGCCTTCACATACGCCGCTGTGGGAACGGTCAACATGGCGCAGCTGGCAATCCGCCTGTCGGAACTTCCAGAACCCACCCGCATCCTGTTGCAGGCCACTTTCCTGGTTGCCTTTGGGATCAAGGCGGCAATCTTCCCACTGTCGGCATGGCTACCTGACTCTTACCCGACAGCTCCCGCCCCGGTCACGGCCGTGTTCGCCGGCCTGCTTACCAAGGTGGGTGTCTACGCCATTATTCGCACTCAGTTCCTGCTGTTCCCAGGCGGAGCGCTGGATACCATCTTGGCCGTCCTCGGCATGTTCACCATGATCGTGGGAATTTTGGGTGCGATCGCCCAGGACGACATAAAACGTATGGTGTCCTTTACCCTTGTTTCGCACATCGGTTTCATGATCTGGGGCATTTCGTTGTCTTCGGAGGCCGGCCTTGGCGCCGCTATCGTGTACGCCGCCCACCACATTTTGGTGCAGACTACGCTATTCCTGATCGTAGGCCTCATGCAGTACCTGGGCGGAACTACTTCGCTTGCCAAACTGGGTGGCCTGGCCGGAAAGTCTCCGTTCTTGGCGGGCATGTTCTTGATCGTGGCATTCAACTTGGTCGGCATCCCTCCGCTGACCGGTTTCTTGGGGAAGGTGGGCCTCGCCCGCGCTTCGGTACTTGCCGGCACTGGGCGCGGTTGGGCGCTGCTCGCGGCTGGCCTAGTCGCGTCGATGCTCACCCTGTACGTGGTGGTCAAGGCCTGGTCCATGGCGTTTTGGCAGCCTAGCGAGGGCGAGAAACAACTCAAGGCTGAAAGCGCTCCTTGCCGAAGGCAATGGTAG
- a CDS encoding Na+/H+ antiporter subunit E, whose amino-acid sequence MRMIRNTSWKMTLWLLLVWLVLFRSIEPVVIIGGILVALLVQWVGPMMRVGALGRIRFVPLLALIARFAWDMFMSALHVSKLIVTGKRYRSGFVSINLGAVSDMELMISAAMTSLVPGTLVIDVNRHESDADGSMYLHVIDMEASGGERGVREMITKQTARIGRALPRPQED is encoded by the coding sequence ATGAGGATGATTCGGAATACTTCCTGGAAGATGACCCTGTGGCTGCTGCTGGTGTGGCTCGTTCTGTTCCGGTCTATCGAACCCGTAGTAATCATTGGGGGTATCCTGGTTGCGCTGCTAGTGCAGTGGGTGGGGCCGATGATGCGAGTGGGAGCCCTGGGCAGGATTAGGTTTGTGCCCCTGCTGGCTCTAATCGCGCGTTTCGCCTGGGACATGTTCATGTCCGCCCTCCACGTGTCAAAGCTGATCGTCACCGGCAAGCGGTATCGCAGCGGCTTCGTTTCCATCAACCTTGGTGCCGTAAGCGACATGGAGTTGATGATCAGCGCGGCCATGACTTCTTTGGTTCCGGGCACGCTCGTAATTGACGTGAATAGGCACGAAAGCGACGCCGACGGTTCCATGTACTTGCACGTGATTGACATGGAAGCCTCCGGCGGCGAGCGTGGAGTGCGCGAAATGATTACCAAACAGACCGCGCGTATTGGACGTGCCCTACCCAGGCCACAGGAGGACTAA
- a CDS encoding monovalent cation/H+ antiporter complex subunit F, producing MQFVLVAAGGFLALAVLLTLYRLEKGPSLADRAIATDLMTAVLVGVIAVCAALFERDDLQPLLVIVALVGFISSATIGRIARHGGEENRRVISAAEEKARERRLQAEEMKAQRAEGEETSHLTPEQIAKAQDEQEAKAKGEGK from the coding sequence ATGCAATTCGTGCTCGTTGCAGCCGGCGGATTCTTGGCCCTGGCCGTGCTGCTGACCCTATACCGGTTAGAAAAAGGCCCTTCGCTGGCTGACAGAGCGATCGCCACCGATCTAATGACTGCGGTGCTGGTGGGTGTGATTGCAGTGTGCGCCGCCCTCTTCGAACGCGATGATCTGCAGCCACTGCTGGTAATTGTGGCGCTGGTTGGTTTTATCTCCTCGGCTACGATCGGGCGCATTGCCCGCCACGGCGGGGAAGAAAACCGCAGAGTCATCTCTGCTGCCGAAGAAAAGGCACGTGAGCGTCGCTTGCAGGCAGAAGAAATGAAGGCACAGCGTGCCGAGGGCGAAGAAACCTCCCACCTGACCCCTGAACAGATAGCGAAGGCGCAAGACGAACAGGAAGCAAAGGCGAAGGGGGAAGGCAAATGA
- a CDS encoding cation:proton antiporter has translation MIVLEWSGAIIMLAGAIWICISALGIARWKDTLSRMHAATKPQLFAFAVMMIGLALYMHTLQWVVLVILAIGLQAIATPVAAQVLGHARVKEMRTKVDRQAAENMGNDGHSAPKREKL, from the coding sequence ATGATCGTCCTCGAATGGTCAGGGGCTATAATCATGCTGGCCGGTGCTATTTGGATCTGCATTTCTGCCCTGGGGATCGCCCGGTGGAAAGACACGCTCTCGCGCATGCACGCTGCCACTAAACCCCAACTCTTTGCTTTTGCGGTAATGATGATCGGGCTCGCCCTTTACATGCACACTTTGCAGTGGGTGGTGCTGGTCATCCTGGCAATCGGTCTGCAGGCAATCGCGACCCCGGTGGCAGCTCAGGTGCTGGGTCACGCCAGGGTCAAAGAGATGCGCACGAAGGTAGATCGGCAGGCCGCAGAAAACATGGGAAATGATGGGCACTCGGCCCCAAAGCGTGAAAAACTATAG
- a CDS encoding DUF4235 domain-containing protein — translation MDIGWKVASAASVAGAGFVADRLIDLIWKGFTGHKPPRGSEDEAVANMLEVALFGALSGLTVALIQRLAVRGTSKWYGGKNKNALANSQK, via the coding sequence ATGGATATTGGTTGGAAAGTAGCAAGTGCAGCATCGGTTGCAGGGGCCGGGTTTGTGGCCGATCGTCTGATCGACTTGATCTGGAAGGGATTCACCGGTCATAAGCCCCCGCGCGGTAGCGAGGACGAAGCCGTAGCTAACATGCTCGAAGTAGCCCTCTTCGGGGCCCTGTCGGGACTTACCGTGGCACTCATCCAGCGTCTGGCCGTGCGTGGTACCTCCAAATGGTATGGCGGCAAGAACAAGAACGCTTTAGCAAACTCCCAAAAGTAA
- a CDS encoding DUF4921 family protein has product MSSSKNEFSSALTAMQDGTVKQKNMLTGTEVWTVPGRGHRPLAVPQQDPKPLDPAKEGAHCAFCSRRYFETPPEKDRIVLRDGKWVKQVGVSAEELEDEVAQFRRIPNLFEIVSANYWALNHGHQPSTQERERMARYLSSSVGYDHVMRILKARLRAYGVPEKKIESQRDEELMPQAMGFFTGGHDVIVARRHFVDGATNDSQLASSGTLTPDEHAAYTQFTCDSMGDLYGLDPAVRYVAAFQNWRKPAGASFDHLHKQLVAIDERPVQIEAEMDRLRRTPHIYDDILSVGASRDLILAQNDYAVALSGIGHRFPTVAVWALGDPVNPWEAAPEQVRGVSDILHAVHAATGPDVPCNEEWYHRPASVASPLRWRILVKWRISTLAGFEGGTRIYLNTIDPWGVRDRVLGKLYDLREKGLIAPMRLGKECKVDPSLLRG; this is encoded by the coding sequence ATGAGTTCATCGAAGAACGAGTTTTCGTCCGCGCTCACTGCCATGCAGGACGGGACGGTTAAACAGAAGAACATGCTGACGGGCACTGAAGTATGGACGGTCCCTGGCAGGGGGCATCGCCCTCTGGCTGTGCCGCAGCAGGACCCTAAGCCGTTGGATCCAGCCAAGGAAGGCGCCCACTGCGCATTTTGCTCCCGCAGATACTTTGAGACCCCACCCGAAAAGGACAGGATCGTTCTGCGGGACGGAAAGTGGGTCAAGCAGGTTGGGGTTTCGGCCGAGGAACTCGAAGATGAAGTTGCCCAGTTTCGCCGAATTCCCAATCTTTTTGAGATCGTCTCTGCAAACTACTGGGCGCTAAACCACGGCCACCAGCCCAGTACCCAGGAGCGCGAACGGATGGCTCGTTACCTTTCCTCGTCGGTGGGCTACGACCACGTTATGCGGATTCTAAAGGCCCGGCTGCGCGCCTACGGCGTTCCCGAGAAGAAGATCGAGTCGCAACGCGATGAGGAACTGATGCCACAGGCAATGGGCTTCTTCACGGGCGGGCACGACGTGATTGTGGCGCGCCGCCACTTCGTGGATGGGGCTACTAACGATTCCCAACTGGCGTCCTCGGGCACGCTCACCCCGGACGAGCATGCTGCCTACACCCAGTTCACCTGCGATTCCATGGGTGACTTGTATGGTTTGGATCCGGCAGTGCGCTATGTGGCGGCCTTCCAGAATTGGCGCAAGCCCGCTGGGGCCTCGTTTGATCACCTGCACAAGCAGCTGGTCGCTATCGATGAACGCCCGGTACAGATCGAGGCCGAAATGGACAGGCTCCGCCGCACTCCGCACATTTATGACGATATCTTGTCCGTGGGGGCTTCCCGCGACCTGATATTGGCGCAGAATGATTACGCGGTGGCGCTCTCTGGCATTGGCCACCGCTTCCCCACGGTGGCGGTGTGGGCGCTCGGGGATCCGGTGAACCCCTGGGAGGCCGCACCTGAACAGGTACGGGGAGTCTCTGACATACTGCACGCCGTGCACGCCGCTACCGGCCCGGATGTGCCGTGCAACGAGGAGTGGTACCACCGTCCGGCCTCGGTAGCTTCGCCGTTGCGCTGGCGGATTCTGGTCAAGTGGCGCATCTCTACCCTTGCCGGGTTCGAGGGCGGCACCCGCATCTATTTGAACACTATTGATCCATGGGGAGTTCGCGACCGGGTCCTGGGCAAGCTGTACGACCTGCGCGAGAAGGGCCTGATCGCCCCTATGAGGCTAGGAAAGGAATGCAAGGTCGATCCGTCCTTGCTTAGAGGATAA
- a CDS encoding ACT domain-containing protein encodes MSPINLDQMLARLDAKIQGEYIYLVSSRIPKDVHVFATVAEDEGTTCVIAREDAEAAGYQITDIYTRITLRVESSPQAVGLTSAVAQALSARSIPCNVIAGFYHDHIFVPKRMTDDAIELLRDLSKQAQGWL; translated from the coding sequence GTGAGTCCGATTAATTTAGACCAGATGCTTGCCCGCCTTGACGCGAAGATCCAGGGAGAATACATCTACCTTGTCTCTTCTAGGATCCCCAAGGACGTTCATGTCTTTGCCACGGTTGCCGAGGACGAAGGCACTACCTGTGTCATTGCCCGCGAGGATGCAGAAGCAGCCGGGTACCAGATCACTGATATCTATACGCGTATTACTTTGCGGGTTGAATCGTCACCGCAGGCGGTAGGGCTTACTTCGGCTGTAGCACAGGCGCTGTCTGCCCGTTCTATCCCGTGCAACGTGATTGCCGGCTTCTACCACGACCACATTTTCGTTCCCAAGCGGATGACCGACGACGCGATTGAACTGCTGCGGGACCTGTCTAAGCAAGCTCAGGGTTGGCTGTAA
- a CDS encoding CsbD family protein, which translates to MSFEDKLKNTGEDLGGKAKEAAGKVTGDKDTEAEGKMDQVGAEVKDKASEFSEKAKDAAGDLGANIKAAAEKLKEGFTDK; encoded by the coding sequence ATGTCTTTCGAAGACAAGCTGAAGAACACTGGCGAGGACCTAGGCGGCAAGGCCAAGGAAGCAGCCGGCAAGGTAACTGGCGACAAGGACACCGAAGCCGAAGGCAAGATGGACCAGGTTGGCGCCGAGGTCAAGGACAAGGCTTCCGAATTTTCCGAGAAGGCTAAGGATGCTGCAGGCGACCTAGGTGCAAACATCAAGGCCGCTGCCGAGAAGCTGAAGGAAGGCTTCACCGACAAGTAG